One Sporomusaceae bacterium DNA segment encodes these proteins:
- a CDS encoding DASS family sodium-coupled anion symporter, with protein sequence METTQVPKEQIAPKAKMTEAEEKFDRRRKTIGWFLGPILGLLVFFTPIAGLKPEGHLLMAIMTFVATWWICEPVPIPVTSLIGPVLAVLLGVVPARAAFAPFADPLIYLFMGSFMLATAMMSHGLDKRFAYAILSMKWVGSSPTRILLAVGLVTALLSGWVSNTATTAMMYPISLGLLMAIKDMYKANGEELDLGTYKYATGLMLMTAYASSVGGVLTPVGTPPNIIMMGFLEKLANIKITFFQWMVWGSVAMVIYFVLMFVVLKQMFPAGIKSIPGAEKLIAEKRKALGPWKTGERNAIIAFAIAVTLWVLPGFLSVIYGPGAPILKTYGKYFPEAIVAMMAGLLLFIMPTSWEKREFTLQWKDAVKGIDWGTLILFGGGLSLGAMMYTTGMSKWIGDAIVKTTGANSQVAIVAVFSVLSLFMSELTSHTAATNMVGPLGITVALSAGLSPIPVAVAIALASSLGFMMPVSTPPNAIVYASGLIPITTMIRSGFIIDLIGLSLVTIPLVVYLVTWVVK encoded by the coding sequence ATGGAGACTACCCAGGTTCCCAAGGAGCAAATCGCCCCGAAGGCAAAAATGACCGAAGCCGAAGAAAAATTCGACAGACGGCGTAAGACAATCGGCTGGTTTCTCGGCCCCATCCTCGGCCTACTGGTATTTTTTACCCCCATCGCCGGCCTTAAGCCGGAAGGCCACCTGTTGATGGCCATCATGACATTCGTCGCCACATGGTGGATATGCGAGCCTGTGCCCATCCCGGTCACGTCGCTTATCGGCCCTGTGTTGGCCGTACTGCTCGGCGTCGTGCCGGCGAGAGCCGCCTTTGCTCCCTTCGCCGATCCGCTCATTTACCTCTTCATGGGCAGCTTCATGCTGGCTACGGCAATGATGAGTCACGGCCTCGACAAACGGTTCGCCTATGCCATCTTATCGATGAAGTGGGTAGGATCGAGCCCGACCCGCATTTTACTGGCTGTAGGCCTCGTTACTGCCTTGCTATCCGGCTGGGTAAGCAACACAGCCACTACCGCCATGATGTACCCCATCTCTTTGGGACTGCTTATGGCCATTAAGGATATGTACAAAGCCAACGGCGAGGAGCTCGACCTCGGTACCTACAAGTACGCTACCGGTCTTATGCTGATGACCGCCTATGCTTCCTCGGTCGGCGGCGTGCTGACCCCGGTGGGCACTCCTCCGAACATCATTATGATGGGCTTCCTGGAGAAGCTGGCCAATATTAAGATTACTTTCTTCCAGTGGATGGTCTGGGGTTCGGTTGCCATGGTTATTTACTTCGTCCTGATGTTCGTCGTCCTCAAGCAGATGTTCCCGGCCGGAATCAAGAGCATCCCCGGCGCCGAAAAACTCATTGCCGAAAAGCGCAAGGCTCTCGGCCCGTGGAAGACCGGCGAGCGCAACGCCATTATCGCTTTTGCCATCGCCGTCACCCTGTGGGTGCTGCCTGGCTTCCTGTCTGTTATCTACGGCCCCGGCGCCCCCATCCTGAAAACCTACGGCAAATACTTCCCCGAGGCCATTGTCGCCATGATGGCCGGCCTGCTCCTCTTCATCATGCCGACCAGCTGGGAAAAACGCGAATTCACCCTCCAGTGGAAAGACGCCGTCAAGGGAATCGACTGGGGCACCCTCATCCTCTTCGGCGGCGGCCTGTCGCTCGGCGCGATGATGTACACCACGGGCATGTCGAAATGGATCGGCGACGCCATCGTCAAAACCACCGGCGCCAACTCCCAGGTCGCAATTGTCGCCGTCTTCTCCGTCCTGTCGCTGTTCATGTCCGAGCTAACCTCCCACACCGCGGCCACCAACATGGTCGGCCCGCTCGGCATCACCGTCGCTCTCTCCGCAGGCTTGAGCCCGATACCGGTGGCTGTGGCCATCGCCCTGGCATCCTCCCTCGGTTTCATGATGCCGGTGTCGACCCCGCCAAACGCCATCGTTTACGCCAGCGGCCTGATCCCAATCACCACGATGATCAGGTCGGGCTTCATCATCGACCTCATCGGCCTTTCGCTGGTAACAATACCGCTCGTAGTTTACCTTGTTACATGGGTAGTAAAGTAA
- a CDS encoding TerC family protein, whose translation MDFILALVGIMMVNIVLSGDNAVVIAMASRCLPPKQQRLAILWGSAGAIGLRVILTIVAVVLLQIPYLQFFGGLLLVWIAAKLLLEDESCENVEASDNLWAAVKTIIIADIIMSLDNTLAIAAIAKGDYVLLFVGLALSIPLIIFGSQLLVVVMNRFPIIVYIGAGLIAWTAGEMMVRDQKIGHYIAAYVPEWLIPFAITVGVIALGVWQKKYKKKSETDADQHKPENAG comes from the coding sequence ATGGATTTCATTCTCGCGCTGGTCGGGATTATGATGGTCAACATAGTCCTCAGCGGCGACAACGCAGTCGTAATCGCTATGGCGAGCCGTTGCCTGCCTCCGAAGCAGCAGCGACTCGCTATCCTCTGGGGCAGCGCCGGCGCGATCGGCCTCAGGGTCATTCTGACCATCGTTGCGGTTGTTCTGTTGCAAATACCATACCTTCAGTTCTTCGGCGGGCTGCTGCTGGTCTGGATAGCCGCCAAGCTGCTCCTGGAAGACGAGAGCTGCGAGAACGTGGAGGCCTCCGATAATTTATGGGCGGCGGTCAAAACCATCATTATCGCCGACATCATCATGAGCCTCGACAACACCCTTGCCATCGCCGCCATCGCCAAAGGCGACTACGTGCTGCTTTTCGTCGGCCTCGCACTGAGCATACCGCTCATCATTTTCGGCAGTCAGTTACTGGTAGTCGTCATGAACAGGTTCCCGATCATCGTGTACATCGGCGCCGGTCTCATCGCTTGGACGGCGGGGGAAATGATGGTCCGCGACCAGAAGATCGGCCACTACATCGCGGCATATGTCCCCGAGTGGCTCATCCCGTTCGCCATCACCGTCGGCGTCATTGCTCTCGGCGTCTGGCAGAAGAAGTACAAGAAAAAGTCAGAGACGGACGCGGACCAACATAAGCCTGAAAATGCCGGCTAA